The Cherax quadricarinatus isolate ZL_2023a chromosome 43, ASM3850222v1, whole genome shotgun sequence genome has a segment encoding these proteins:
- the LOC138853893 gene encoding uncharacterized protein produces MGRSTNITSTIITNSTSITSIITSTIITSTSITSTIIINTSITSASITSTSITSTITSTSITSASITSTITKTSITSASITSTSITSASITSTSITSTSITSTIITSTSITSASITSASITSASITSTSITSTSITSTSITSTSITSTSITSTIITSTSITSTSITSTSITSTSITSTSITSTSITSTSITSIITSTSITSASITSTSITSTSITSTSITSIITSTSITSTIITSTSITSTSITSTSITSTSITSTSITSTITSTSIT; encoded by the coding sequence ATGGGTCGcagcaccaacatcaccagtaccattATCACCAattccaccagcatcaccagtatcatcaccagtactatcatcaccagtaccagcatcaccagtactaTTATCATcaataccagcatcaccagtgccagcatcaccagtaccagcatcaccagtactatcaccagtaccagcatcaccagtgccAGCATCACCAGTACTATTACCAAAACCAGCATCACCAGTGCCAGTATCaccagtaccagcatcaccagtgccagcatcaccagtaccagcatcaccagtaccagcatcaccagtactatcatcaccagtaccagcatcaccagtgccAGCATCACCAGTGCCAGCATCACCAGtgccagcatcaccagtaccagcatcaccagtaccagcatcaccagtaccagcatcaccagtactagcatcaccagtaccagcatcaccagcactatcatcaccagtaccagcatcaccagtaccagcatcaccagtaccagcatcaccagtaccagcatcaccagtaccagcatcaccagtaccagcatcaccagtaccagcatcaccagtattatcaccagtaccagcatcaccagtgccagcatcaccagtaccagcatcaccagtaccagcatcaccagtaccagcatcaccagtattatcaccagtaccagcatcaccagtactatcatcaccagtaccagcatcaccagtaccagcatcaccagtaccagtatcaccagtaccagcatcaccagtaccagcatcaccagtactataaccagtaccagcatcacc